Genomic segment of Actinomycetota bacterium:
GGACGAGCGCGTCGCGGAGGATGATGGGGAGGGCCGCCCAGAGCGGGAAAGCGCCCCGCGCCACGAGCGCGACGAGACCGGCGGCGATGGCGATGCGGTCGGCGACCGGATCCAGGACCTTGCCGACCTCTGAGACCTGTCCCATACCGCGGGCGACGATCCCGTCGAGCCAGTCGGTGGCCAGAACGACGGCGAAGACGGTGAATCCGACCGCCGTCGTGTCTCGATCCACGATCAGCAACGCGAACACGGGGACGAGAGCGATCCGTAACAACGAGATCGCGTTCGCGATGGTGA
This window contains:
- a CDS encoding CDP-alcohol phosphatidyltransferase family protein, which gives rise to MREVTRTTPPTDRLLTIANAISLLRIALVPVFALLIVDRDTTAVGFTVFAVVLATDWLDGIVARGMGQVSEVGKVLDPVADRIAIAAGLVALVARGAFPLWAALPIILRDALVLVAGILLLARSGKRIEVRYIGKVATFSLMAAIGAVAWGNLGYALAPAFLVCGWVLYVAGIVEMVVATVLYARDVRHALASE